From the genome of Terriglobales bacterium, one region includes:
- a CDS encoding CBS domain-containing protein, protein MREVAMRPQEDPNRVSGLVIKTATGDRFLVPSMIQIGADAQVRASSPASEWPHAETLDDFFLLERDLLDQQIIDVHGRKVVRVNDVDLHPEPANGGVNIKISEVDVGLRGAVRRLLKGVAPAAAIEAVVRRLKPRVIPWEFVDLIETDPARRVKLRIEHERLSQLHPADIADIVEDLAPAEREAVFETLDEGVAAEALEEVDRDIQASIVESLDPERAADIVEEMDPDAAADLLDQLPEERSEEILEEMEPAEREEVSELLEHGEKTAAGRMTTEFLAAPEDATAGQAIELLRSFEGGVESVATIYLVDADGKLSGSVPLQRIVLNSPTKPLKELTAKPLVFVKENEKQNKVAELMDKYNLYTLPVVDNEQRLRGIITADDVITLLREQR, encoded by the coding sequence GTGAGAGAAGTAGCCATGCGTCCTCAGGAAGATCCAAACCGAGTTTCCGGGCTGGTAATCAAGACTGCGACGGGCGACCGCTTCCTTGTGCCCAGCATGATTCAGATCGGGGCTGACGCGCAAGTGCGCGCCTCTTCTCCGGCTTCGGAATGGCCTCACGCAGAGACTCTCGACGACTTCTTTCTGCTGGAACGTGACCTTCTTGATCAGCAAATCATCGACGTCCACGGACGCAAGGTCGTCCGCGTGAACGACGTTGACTTGCACCCTGAACCCGCGAACGGTGGGGTGAACATAAAGATCTCTGAGGTTGATGTAGGTCTGCGCGGTGCCGTCCGGCGACTGCTGAAGGGTGTGGCGCCTGCTGCCGCCATCGAGGCCGTGGTCAGAAGATTGAAACCGAGAGTGATTCCCTGGGAATTTGTTGATCTCATTGAGACCGATCCTGCGCGTCGAGTAAAACTGCGAATCGAGCACGAGCGGCTGTCGCAGCTCCATCCCGCGGACATTGCCGATATCGTTGAAGATCTGGCTCCCGCCGAGCGTGAAGCTGTTTTTGAGACTCTGGACGAAGGAGTTGCTGCCGAGGCCTTGGAAGAAGTTGATCGGGACATTCAGGCATCGATCGTCGAATCGCTTGATCCCGAGCGTGCCGCCGACATCGTGGAGGAGATGGATCCCGATGCCGCCGCTGACCTGTTAGACCAGCTTCCTGAGGAGCGTTCTGAAGAGATCCTGGAAGAAATGGAGCCCGCGGAGCGCGAAGAGGTCTCAGAGTTGCTCGAACACGGCGAGAAGACCGCGGCCGGTCGTATGACGACCGAGTTCCTCGCTGCTCCAGAGGATGCCACTGCCGGTCAGGCCATCGAGCTTCTGCGGAGTTTTGAAGGCGGAGTCGAGAGCGTAGCAACAATTTATCTGGTGGACGCCGACGGCAAGTTATCCGGGTCAGTCCCATTGCAGCGAATCGTGCTCAACTCGCCAACAAAACCTCTAAAGGAACTCACTGCCAAACCGCTGGTTTTTGTTAAGGAGAACGAGAAGCAGAACAAAGTTGCTGAACTCATGGATAAGTACAACCTCTACACGCTGCCCGTCGTCGATAACGAGCAACGCCTACGGGGAATTATCACGGCGGACGACGTGATCACGCTGCTGCGCGAGCAGCGGTGA
- a CDS encoding STAS domain-containing protein yields MKATSRRVDGVTILDLSGRITLGEGSVVLRDQIRDLLSKSEKKILLNLGDVTYIDSSGIGELVSAFTTVRNQGGELKLLNLTKKVHDLLQITKLYTVFDVKDDETSAVKAFTR; encoded by the coding sequence ATGAAAGCAACAAGCCGACGCGTTGACGGCGTCACCATTCTGGACTTGAGTGGACGCATCACCTTGGGTGAAGGCAGCGTCGTGCTGCGAGATCAGATTCGCGATCTCCTCAGCAAGAGCGAAAAGAAAATATTGCTGAACCTCGGGGATGTGACCTATATCGACAGTTCAGGAATTGGCGAGTTGGTTAGCGCCTTCACCACCGTCCGCAATCAGGGCGGTGAGCTGAAACTTCTTAACCTTACGAAGAAGGTTCACGATCTACTCCAGATCACGAAGCTCTACACCGTCTTTGATGTAAAGGACGACGAAACTTCGGCGGTGAAAGCCTTCACCCGATAG
- a CDS encoding AhpC/TSA family protein, with amino-acid sequence MSEIRKRRSEIAATGAQLAFVHMGSEEQAQKFFSKFALNGEARVSDPQQRLYKTFSLSRGTLTQLFGLKVWKREFRDRIMLTYGIGKIIGDSFQLPGVFLVHHSEVLRAFRHESVADEVDFVAMAR; translated from the coding sequence ATGTCCGAGATCCGCAAGAGGCGCTCGGAGATTGCGGCGACGGGAGCGCAGTTAGCGTTCGTGCACATGGGGTCTGAAGAGCAGGCGCAGAAGTTCTTTTCGAAATTTGCGCTGAATGGGGAAGCTCGCGTGAGCGATCCGCAGCAAAGGCTCTACAAGACCTTTTCACTCTCTCGAGGCACTTTGACCCAGTTATTTGGTTTGAAGGTCTGGAAGCGGGAATTCCGTGACCGGATCATGCTTACCTACGGCATTGGCAAAATCATCGGCGACTCTTTCCAGCTTCCCGGCGTCTTCCTCGTTCACCACTCCGAAGTCCTAAGAGCCTTTCGTCACGAGAGTGTGGCGGACGAGGTGGATTTCGTGGCGATGGCGAGATAA
- a CDS encoding ATP-binding protein: MTLERVSYTLDSTLDSVNKAEQTAEALAAKMPFEEEDCHRIAMAVREAAVNAVLHGNAYDPKKKMTVSFENTGNSLVIKIADQGRGLRDEDIPDPLAEENLLKQSGRGIFLIRSFMDEVKIRQLEPGTEITLVKHIGHSGTATEERQ, translated from the coding sequence ATGACCTTAGAACGGGTCTCATACACGCTGGATTCCACGCTCGACAGCGTAAATAAGGCAGAACAAACGGCTGAAGCATTGGCTGCGAAAATGCCTTTTGAAGAAGAAGATTGTCATCGGATCGCTATGGCTGTTCGGGAAGCGGCGGTGAATGCCGTCTTGCATGGGAATGCATACGATCCAAAAAAGAAGATGACGGTGTCTTTCGAGAATACCGGCAACTCTTTGGTCATCAAGATCGCCGACCAGGGCCGTGGGCTCCGGGATGAAGACATTCCCGATCCCTTGGCGGAAGAAAACCTGCTCAAGCAGTCCGGGCGAGGTATTTTTCTCATCCGCTCATTTATGGACGAGGTAAAGATTCGGCAACTGGAGCCCGGCACGGAAATCACGCTGGTCAAACACATCGGCCATTCAGGAACGGCCACGGAGGAACGACAGTGA
- a CDS encoding fibronectin type III domain-containing protein — translation MSFADVKRFGFSLSLILLMVSGAMAQRSYDDNSNAQQAAAKVNITQGPTIQYADDQFAVITWTTDQPSISRVFYGKDAGNLNQISEDVRSQSLRHQINLRNLQASTTYYFRIDAGQGTAAAASTDSLNGFQTAALGGDPIRNQQPFKGAVQNASNTGNNGTAKTANFGAISLTRDPAIQYLDDTTAVISWATNVPASNTIYYGTDRSNLLYTGGDFKDATEHRVHLSNLKPNTRYYFQFDEPSTQPIASFTTVNTGTQPVYDQKPLAESASSSSSSGPQLTRRERSAGHSNELPSGTEIDASLQTALSTKTSQVGDRFTAVVTQPVRDIDDRVVIPTGARINGQVTESEEGKTLPTLRGRGKLNLRFHSIALPNGTQIPISATLLSVNQSGGNGSVNPEGEVESGTKASTAAKGIGVGAGIGTIAGLIFGGPLKGLAIGAIAGGGYILATKGKDVELPENTGVRIRLDQAVNLGKREQLRQ, via the coding sequence ATGAGTTTTGCAGATGTAAAGCGCTTCGGCTTTTCGCTTTCGCTGATTTTGTTGATGGTTTCTGGCGCGATGGCGCAACGATCTTACGATGACAACAGCAATGCGCAGCAGGCCGCTGCCAAAGTCAACATTACTCAGGGTCCAACGATCCAATACGCCGATGATCAATTCGCAGTGATCACCTGGACTACCGACCAGCCATCCATCAGTCGTGTCTTCTACGGCAAGGATGCAGGCAACCTGAATCAAATCTCCGAAGACGTCAGATCGCAAAGCTTGCGCCACCAAATCAACCTGCGAAACCTGCAAGCGAGCACGACCTATTACTTTCGTATCGATGCCGGACAAGGAACGGCTGCGGCAGCTTCGACCGATAGCCTGAACGGATTCCAGACCGCTGCGCTGGGAGGCGATCCAATTCGCAACCAGCAACCGTTTAAGGGCGCTGTGCAAAACGCTTCCAACACTGGGAACAACGGCACCGCCAAGACGGCGAACTTCGGCGCTATCAGCCTGACGCGCGATCCGGCTATCCAATACCTCGATGACACAACGGCGGTGATCTCTTGGGCAACAAACGTGCCGGCCAGCAACACCATCTACTACGGAACTGATCGCAGCAATCTGCTCTACACCGGCGGCGACTTCAAAGATGCCACTGAACACCGTGTGCATCTGTCGAACCTGAAGCCAAACACCCGTTACTACTTCCAGTTCGACGAACCCTCGACTCAGCCGATTGCGAGCTTCACTACGGTAAACACCGGAACTCAGCCTGTGTACGACCAAAAGCCGCTGGCTGAGTCCGCAAGCAGTAGTTCCTCGAGTGGTCCGCAACTCACGCGCCGTGAGCGCTCAGCTGGTCACAGCAATGAACTGCCCTCGGGAACTGAGATCGATGCCAGCCTGCAGACGGCGCTCTCCACCAAGACATCCCAGGTCGGAGATCGCTTCACGGCCGTCGTAACCCAGCCGGTGCGCGACATCGATGATCGTGTAGTGATTCCCACGGGCGCGCGCATCAATGGTCAAGTCACGGAATCGGAAGAAGGCAAAACGCTCCCCACCTTACGCGGTCGCGGCAAGCTCAATCTCCGCTTTCACAGCATCGCCCTGCCGAACGGCACGCAGATTCCCATTTCGGCAACACTCCTATCTGTGAATCAGAGTGGCGGTAACGGCTCCGTGAACCCAGAAGGTGAGGTCGAATCAGGCACGAAAGCATCTACCGCGGCAAAAGGCATAGGAGTAGGTGCAGGGATTGGAACCATCGCCGGGCTGATCTTCGGCGGTCCATTAAAGGGTCTCGCTATCGGAGCAATTGCTGGTGGCGGCTACATCCTTGCGACCAAGGGAAAAGATGTAGAACTTCCAGAGAATACCGGAGTGAGAATCCGGCTTGACCAAGCCGTGAACCTGGGCAAGAGAGAACAACTAAGACAATAA
- the nth gene encoding endonuclease III: MPSTNRAAKSPKTSAKYNPTSPERVREILQRLAEMYPNAKCALHHSNAWELLVATILSAQCTDVRVNMVTPILFKKYPTIKDFAALKPEQLEPDIRSTGFFRNKSKSVVGAAQKIVKEFGGQVPDEMEKLLTVPGAARKTANVVLGSWFGKAEGVVVDTHVHRISRRLELTKSDDPRNIEQDLMKVIPRDQWIDFSHRVIWHGRALCIARKPKCVDCKLENICHAADKTWSTVEIHKNAKP; this comes from the coding sequence GTGCCTTCGACAAACAGAGCCGCCAAGTCTCCGAAGACTTCCGCCAAATACAACCCAACTTCTCCGGAGAGGGTGCGGGAAATTTTGCAGCGGCTGGCCGAGATGTATCCGAATGCCAAATGCGCTCTCCACCATTCCAATGCATGGGAGCTGCTGGTTGCAACCATTCTTTCGGCGCAGTGTACGGACGTTCGCGTGAACATGGTGACCCCGATCCTGTTCAAGAAGTACCCGACGATCAAGGACTTCGCCGCTCTCAAGCCGGAACAACTCGAACCGGACATTCGTTCGACGGGCTTCTTTCGTAATAAGTCGAAATCCGTAGTCGGGGCAGCCCAGAAGATTGTTAAGGAATTTGGCGGCCAAGTTCCTGATGAGATGGAGAAGCTTCTCACCGTGCCTGGCGCAGCCCGCAAGACTGCGAACGTAGTTCTTGGATCATGGTTTGGTAAAGCCGAAGGCGTGGTGGTGGACACGCACGTTCACCGCATCTCCCGGCGCCTCGAATTGACGAAGTCCGACGATCCTCGCAACATCGAGCAGGATCTAATGAAAGTGATCCCGCGAGATCAGTGGATCGACTTTTCGCACCGTGTGATCTGGCACGGCCGTGCGCTCTGCATCGCGCGCAAGCCGAAGTGTGTCGATTGCAAGCTGGAGAACATCTGCCACGCAGCCGACAAGACCTGGTCGACGGTGGAGATTCACAAAAACGCGAAACCGTAG
- a CDS encoding Nramp family divalent metal transporter, which translates to MRPKRILSRWWIKLLLFFSVVGPGFITANVDNDAGGIFTYSQAGAQFGYSLLWTMVPITISLIVIQEMCARMGAATGKGLSDLIREEFGIRATFLMMFALVIVNFGNVITEFLGIAGSLELFGINRYISVPVCAVIVWFIVVKGTYQSVEKVFLGASFFYVAYIIAGVLARPDWSTAFVNTLRPPHAQDFRNSAYVYMIIALVGTTIAPWMQFYLQASVAEKRVNIKQYAASRLDVIVGCVFTDVVAWFIIIACAATLFAAGHTDIHDPTDAAQALRPLVGNYAYLLFAAGLFNASLFAASILPISTAYTVCEGLGFESGVDHSFKEAPVFYWLYTILLAAGAGFVLLPGVPLVKVSILSQVINGVALPAVLIFMLLLINKKELMGSHTNSRLFNTIAWATTVVLILLSLAYPFTQK; encoded by the coding sequence GTGAGACCTAAGAGAATACTGTCTCGATGGTGGATCAAACTCCTGCTGTTCTTTTCCGTCGTTGGCCCGGGATTCATCACGGCCAACGTGGACAACGATGCGGGCGGCATCTTCACCTACTCTCAGGCGGGGGCGCAGTTCGGATACTCGCTGCTCTGGACCATGGTTCCCATCACGATCTCCCTGATTGTGATCCAGGAGATGTGTGCGCGCATGGGCGCCGCCACCGGCAAAGGTTTGAGCGACCTGATCCGCGAAGAATTCGGCATCCGCGCAACGTTTCTCATGATGTTTGCGCTGGTGATTGTCAACTTCGGCAATGTCATCACAGAGTTCCTTGGAATCGCTGGCAGCTTGGAATTGTTCGGTATCAACCGCTACATCAGCGTTCCAGTTTGTGCGGTGATCGTCTGGTTCATTGTGGTTAAGGGAACATACCAGAGCGTAGAAAAAGTCTTTCTGGGCGCTTCGTTCTTCTACGTCGCTTACATCATCGCGGGGGTGCTCGCTCGTCCGGACTGGAGCACAGCGTTCGTCAACACGCTTCGTCCGCCCCACGCTCAGGATTTTCGCAACTCTGCATACGTGTACATGATCATCGCCCTCGTAGGCACAACCATTGCTCCCTGGATGCAGTTTTATCTGCAGGCTTCTGTGGCAGAGAAGCGAGTCAACATCAAGCAGTACGCTGCCTCGCGGCTTGACGTGATCGTAGGATGTGTGTTCACCGATGTAGTTGCGTGGTTCATCATCATCGCCTGCGCGGCAACCCTCTTTGCCGCCGGACACACGGACATTCACGATCCTACAGATGCGGCGCAGGCTCTGAGGCCGCTCGTCGGGAACTACGCTTATTTGCTCTTTGCTGCAGGATTGTTCAATGCATCGCTGTTCGCCGCGTCGATTTTGCCCATCTCCACTGCTTACACGGTGTGCGAGGGCCTGGGGTTCGAGTCTGGAGTCGATCACAGCTTTAAAGAAGCTCCGGTCTTCTACTGGCTCTACACGATTCTTCTAGCCGCTGGAGCGGGATTTGTCCTGCTTCCTGGCGTTCCGCTGGTGAAAGTTTCGATTCTGTCGCAGGTGATTAACGGCGTCGCTCTTCCAGCGGTGCTGATCTTCATGCTGCTGCTGATCAACAAGAAAGAGCTTATGGGAAGTCACACGAACTCTCGGCTCTTCAACACGATCGCCTGGGCAACCACAGTTGTGCTGATTTTGTTGTCGCTGGCTTATCCGTTTACGCAGAAATAG
- a CDS encoding S9 family peptidase, with amino-acid sequence MLKLLSFATVFLCSSSLLAQSVSPSAQAISDPKQITSKVLKREVRPLSIEKLYTTRNIGATSWSPDDKTVAFITNISGRNNIWLIPSDGGWPSQLTISDQRQIDPVWSPNGKWIAFGSDHDGDEQWDLFIVSPLTGEVVNLTNTPDVAEEGAAWSPDSRYIAYMSKPRSSSTFEINIMDVLTKRYRPLTKNTPKELGNFGPLWSRDGKWIAYTQGHATGKDSNIFVADANTGKATRLTPHSDEHTYEATAFSPDGKYLLITSNTTGYENAGLLEIATKKIEWLTNEKWEVASGSFSPEGRQVTWTANVDGNTEIFVYDISSKQTSSLPLPKGVNGLAGGVRAFSSDGRRLLYYHNGPASPNDVWSYDFPTKESKQLTHSLLAGLSVDDMVEPFLVHYPSRDGKWQISALVYVPHNAPRDQTHPAIVYVHGGPTSQTVNSFNRIVQYLANQGYLLIAPNYRGSTGYGKEFMDANRFDMGGGDLQDVLAAADWVKQTGYVDPKKMVIMGGSYGGYMSMMALTKSPETWAAGVPIVPFVNWFTEVQNEDPLLREYDLATMGDPVKNKALWEDRSPINFVDRVKAPVLLLAGGNDPRCPKSEAQQVADVIKKRGGIVEFKVYENEGHGFARVENQIDAYTRVAEFLKKYVPAPPCGCTL; translated from the coding sequence ATGCTCAAGCTTCTCTCGTTCGCTACGGTATTTCTCTGTTCATCGTCTCTACTCGCGCAGTCTGTATCTCCGTCGGCGCAAGCTATCTCAGATCCAAAGCAGATCACGAGCAAAGTCTTGAAGCGCGAAGTGCGGCCGCTCTCGATCGAGAAGCTGTATACCACGCGAAACATCGGCGCCACGAGCTGGTCGCCTGACGACAAAACGGTCGCGTTCATTACTAACATTTCCGGGCGGAACAATATCTGGCTGATTCCATCGGATGGTGGCTGGCCTTCCCAACTCACGATCAGCGATCAGCGGCAGATCGATCCGGTGTGGTCGCCGAATGGTAAATGGATCGCCTTCGGCTCCGATCATGATGGCGACGAACAATGGGACCTTTTCATTGTCTCGCCGCTCACTGGAGAAGTCGTCAACCTTACGAACACTCCCGATGTGGCCGAAGAAGGCGCAGCCTGGTCGCCTGATTCGCGCTATATCGCTTACATGTCCAAGCCGAGGAGTTCGTCCACGTTTGAGATCAACATCATGGACGTGCTCACGAAGCGCTATCGGCCGCTCACAAAGAACACGCCCAAGGAACTCGGAAACTTCGGCCCGCTTTGGTCTCGAGACGGCAAGTGGATCGCGTACACGCAGGGACACGCAACCGGCAAAGATTCCAACATTTTTGTCGCCGACGCCAACACCGGCAAAGCTACGCGTCTTACTCCGCATAGCGATGAGCACACGTACGAGGCGACTGCGTTCTCTCCAGACGGCAAATATCTGTTGATAACCTCGAATACGACCGGATATGAGAACGCCGGATTGCTTGAAATTGCCACCAAGAAAATCGAGTGGCTTACGAATGAAAAATGGGAGGTCGCTTCAGGTTCGTTCTCGCCGGAGGGGCGTCAAGTTACATGGACGGCGAATGTCGACGGGAACACGGAGATATTTGTTTATGACATTTCCAGCAAACAGACCAGCTCTCTACCTTTGCCGAAAGGCGTCAACGGATTGGCCGGTGGAGTAAGAGCGTTCTCGTCAGACGGGCGACGGTTGCTTTATTACCATAACGGTCCAGCGTCACCTAACGATGTGTGGAGTTACGACTTCCCCACAAAGGAGTCGAAGCAACTCACGCATTCACTGCTGGCCGGTCTTAGCGTGGATGACATGGTCGAACCGTTTCTCGTTCATTACCCGAGTCGAGACGGCAAGTGGCAGATTTCGGCTCTTGTCTACGTACCGCACAATGCCCCGCGCGATCAGACTCATCCGGCGATTGTGTATGTGCATGGCGGCCCTACTTCCCAGACGGTAAACAGCTTCAACCGCATCGTGCAATATCTCGCCAATCAGGGATATCTGTTGATTGCGCCCAACTACCGCGGATCGACAGGCTACGGGAAAGAGTTCATGGATGCCAACCGTTTCGACATGGGTGGCGGAGATCTTCAGGATGTGTTGGCCGCAGCAGACTGGGTGAAGCAAACTGGCTACGTCGATCCCAAGAAGATGGTCATCATGGGAGGCAGCTACGGCGGATACATGTCAATGATGGCTCTCACAAAGTCGCCCGAGACATGGGCTGCGGGCGTTCCGATTGTTCCGTTCGTAAACTGGTTTACCGAAGTGCAGAACGAAGATCCGTTGCTGCGCGAATACGACTTGGCGACCATGGGCGATCCGGTAAAGAACAAAGCGCTATGGGAAGATCGCAGCCCGATCAACTTCGTCGACCGCGTGAAAGCCCCGGTTCTGTTGCTCGCCGGTGGAAACGATCCACGGTGTCCCAAATCGGAAGCCCAGCAGGTGGCGGATGTGATCAAGAAGCGCGGAGGGATTGTGGAGTTCAAGGTTTACGAGAATGAAGGCCATGGTTTCGCGCGCGTGGAGAACCAGATTGATGCATACACTCGCGTTGCCGAGTTCTTGAAGAAGTATGTGCCAGCTCCGCCTTGCGGGTGCACGCTGTAA
- the fdhD gene encoding formate dehydrogenase accessory sulfurtransferase FdhD: MPKPNSSDGSRSIALTSVEQWQEGAVTRVQDYLAVEEPLEIRLGDVALSVTMRTPGHDRELVAGFLVTEGIISGRDELKKLEAAEGVSAGNTMSVELTTAGESLSAQSQRSFMATSSCGICGKATIDSIRSRGIKAPNRELRLNAQILCALPDKLRQHQAVFGRTGGLHAAAAFNTAGELLVIREDIGRHNAVDKVIGWALLNDRLPLSDVALMVSGRGGFEIVQKALVAGIPVLASVSAPSSLAVQLAREFSMTLVGFLRGQRFVIYSGERRIGG; encoded by the coding sequence GTGCCCAAACCCAACTCTTCTGATGGTTCCCGCAGCATTGCCCTGACCTCTGTCGAGCAGTGGCAGGAGGGAGCGGTCACGCGGGTGCAGGACTATCTCGCGGTCGAAGAACCGCTCGAGATTCGCCTCGGCGATGTCGCCTTGAGCGTCACCATGCGAACACCTGGTCATGATCGGGAATTGGTGGCGGGATTTCTGGTCACAGAAGGCATTATCTCCGGCCGGGACGAATTGAAGAAACTCGAGGCTGCTGAAGGTGTAAGCGCCGGTAACACGATGAGCGTGGAACTTACAACGGCAGGGGAGTCTCTCTCCGCGCAATCGCAGCGAAGCTTTATGGCCACGTCCAGTTGTGGAATATGCGGAAAGGCAACCATCGACTCTATTCGCTCCCGTGGCATCAAAGCACCAAATCGGGAATTAAGGCTCAACGCACAGATTCTCTGTGCCTTGCCGGATAAACTCCGACAACACCAGGCGGTCTTCGGGCGGACCGGCGGATTGCACGCCGCTGCCGCATTTAACACTGCCGGAGAACTTCTAGTGATTCGGGAAGATATTGGCCGGCACAATGCAGTAGACAAAGTGATTGGCTGGGCCTTGCTGAACGATCGTCTGCCGCTCTCCGATGTCGCGCTCATGGTCAGCGGACGCGGCGGATTTGAGATCGTGCAGAAAGCGCTCGTAGCTGGGATTCCTGTTCTCGCATCAGTGTCGGCTCCATCGAGTCTTGCGGTTCAGCTCGCCAGGGAGTTCAGCATGACGTTAGTAGGATTCTTGCGCGGACAGCGCTTCGTTATTTACTCCGGAGAGCGGAGGATCGGGGGATAG